A region of the Anolis carolinensis isolate JA03-04 chromosome 1, rAnoCar3.1.pri, whole genome shotgun sequence genome:
TTCAGAAAAGTTCTTGAGAgcagttgaagtttccaaacactctccaaaggcagccccatatggagctctgttacagtaatccaactgGACTGTAACTAAGGTATGTCTCACTATATTTTCTAATGCATAACAAAGAAACTCTTTAACATTATGTTGTTTGACCAAGTGGCTAATATAATAGGATTTGGGTTTTGAGTATTGCCCCCATTCATCTAGGTAATCTTCCCATTCCTCAAGACTTGCATCTTGCCATGCTATCCTTAATCCGATTTCCGTTAACAGAAGATGTAAAATTAATTAAGAAACAAACATCCAAACTATTATTCTTGAAGACTTGGCTATTTGGTCACTTATACAgtagtctcaattatccaacataaatgggccagcagaacgttggataagtgaaaatgttacaTAATAatgagggactaaggaaaagcctattaaacatcaaattacattatgattttacaaattaagcaccaaaacatcacataaaagcaattcaatacacagtagagttatgtagtaattactgtgtttataaatttagcaccaaaacattgcaatgtattgaaaacattgactacaaaaacattgactactaaaaggccgactgcgttggataatagagaacgttggataagtggaggttagatatgcgagactctactgtacaacatgtAGTTCCAATTCAAGTGGCAACCCCAAGAAAGAGCTTTGAAGGAATATACTGACTGGGTATGGCCATATGCCATTCCAGCTATTTCTCTGTAAACAACTTCCCTTTGAACACACGGTGCCCATCTTAAATATCATCACTCTCAGCAACTTTCCACAGCTATCTCATTTGATATCTTCTGTTTTCTCCGAGTGCAGAGAAATGTATCTCATCTCACCTCCAATTCCCTGAACCGTGATCTCTACAGAAACCTTTAGCACAAAATTCGGCTGAATATATAAAATAGTATTTGAGAGTAAAGAACAGCTACAGCCCTTGGAGGCGGCTGATGTAGGCAGAAGTAAAAAGGTTTCAGATTTACCAAAAGGTCAACCAAATCCCAGATATAAAAATTATCTGTCTAGAGACATTATTGCACCATGGTTTATTTACACACTGCAAACCCATTCCCATAGAAAGCTGGAATACATCAGAATAATCACCCTAAATAGTGCTGTAATAACACAGGTTGTGTTATCTGCTTATTGCACCACCTCATAGACAACTCCTCTGAGTCTCgtttaagagaggaaaatggagtataaatatattattgaTTACGGTGGTGGTTATGATACCTGTGCTTTGCCCTCTCAGGCCCATGCCCTGCCCTTTTTTGACGAAGAACTACACAATTTTGAGATTTGGCTGGTTATTGTGAATCCATCTCTCATGTTTTGTGCAGTTAAGCTTTCCCAGGTTCCTGTGCACATATTCATTTCCCTATACCTCCCATCatcacaataaatgtgaattcactGTCAACCCGAGTTGCGAATACAAGACttataaaaaaaatagtttgtgcTGCTAGTAATGCAGTTATCTGTACCAAACATGATTTTGGGGTGCTGGAGCCTCAATAGGGTTCTAATTGGTGACATTAATAGTTgttacagattgatgatgataaattgaaGCTCTTAGTTGTGTctgtgatccagagtcacccgcagaacaataacacgcCACTcaagtttgcagaacaaaaatacaggaactttactgattccaagagatcaaaaacagtagtacagtatttacaatggtccctcttatcacttacagaagtccacagtcataaatggtcctttctcagtccacaaatctgcttcagagaagaatacagtcctggttcttctctctttttcctcagCAACAAACAGACCTCCAATTAGCAAGGCCTCACTGAGTACACAGCAATATTcactagcagtactcagtcagcaactgaaaacttgtccaaactggttctgcagcagcagaacagaaacagtatcaaatcaatcttgagttctttgcaggctcagccaatcggcttcatgcacttcattttccagttaacacacacacagcacagtgcttttgcaaaccatgacaatagTTATCCATCTGAATCCAGCACATCACCTCATAGTTAAAATTATGGGTCCACATTCAAAAGGTAATCCTTGCTAACAATTCAATGCTGTTAGCATATGTATGAATGTAGCTAAATACAGGAAGCAGTAACTCCCAAAAATGTCTCTGTAGTATGAAGGAAAAGCATATCCAACCAATGAGAAACCAGGATAGCACTAGGAGGAAACTGTGAAAGGCACAATTACATTCAATTTTCAAAAACTTAGAAAAAGGAGGCGTAAATTAGGGAAGTAAAGATGTTGTAGCCAGAGGTTATCTCCGTCTTCTCTCCAGAAGTTGAATATTCACTGCTTGGGAGTGGGAAAATGACACCCACAACACCATTCATCCAGTATTGTAGTAGCAGCACTACTGTCAACACCAGAATGGCATGGTTTTAGGAGCCTATTCACAGATTTCCCCCGTGAATTAAAAGGTACGCCTGGCTCAAACCCACTCACAGGCTGTTGAAAAAATGCATAAACATTTGTCAAAACAATTCGAAAGATGCCTGCAAATAGCCTCactggaaagaagaaaaacaaggaaGGTAACTTTTGCACTGTCTGGACATGGAAATCCTGTCTATGCAATCTTCTTGGTCATCTAAACCATTTAGCCTAAAGACATTTCATCTGatgtcttccttccttcagtAGGTGTTTGGTTACTAATGTCCCGTACAAGGAAAGGAAACAGTTCCTCAAGCTTAGAATTAGGTACTTATTTATTGATTGGCTGAAATGGAACCCGGTTCGTCCTTCCACCGCTTTCAACTACTCTACTAATCTATTtggtgcacgcacacacacacacacccaaaaaagCCAATGAAGTTCTGAGCAGCATCaacaggagtctagtgtccagactGAGGAAAGTAATAATCTCACACTATTCTTTTTTGGTCTGATCATcacacctggaataaccctgtgtccagttctgggcactgcaattcaagaaggatatgcaATGTGTCTAGAGATGGGCAAGCAAAATAATAAAAGGTCAGGAAACCATTTGAGAAGTGACTTAGCAAATTGGGTATGTTTAAATTCTGGCAAGTTCTTGATGGTattgggataccaagtcaccttgtctgtctcctgagaaatctgcataaagaccaagtagccacagtcagaacagaccacggaacaacagactggttcaagattgggaaaggagtgcggcagggctgtatcctctcacctgaccaattcaacttgtacgcagaacacatcatgcaacgtgcggggcttgacgaatccaaggctggagttaaaattgctggaagaaacattagcaaccttagataccactctgatggctgaaagtgaggaggagctgagaagccttatcaccaaggtgaagggagaaagtgcaaaagttgggttgcagttaaacatcaagaaaaccaagatgatggcaaccagactgattgacaactggcaaatagagggagaaaacatggaggcagtgacagactttatatttctaccctgtttcccctaaaataagacatcccctgaaaataagacctagtagaggttttgctgaattgctaaatataaggcctcccctgaaagtaagacctagcaaagtttgcattaggaagcatgcccgccaaacacaacaccagagcatgtaggatcggtaaatgtacataccatagagtgttgtacatggaaatattggtagtaacaagaagttcttgataggattcacagtttgtctggttatgctggtttatgatgacaactattgtacagtatatagtaaatgttcattttttgttcaataataaatgtgaattcttcatggaaatataagacattccctgaaaataagacctagcgcatctttgggagcaaaaattaatataagacactgtcttattttcggggaaacacggtaggtgcgaagatcaccgcagatgcagactgcagccaggaaatcagaagacgtttccttcttgggaggagagcaatggccaaccttgataaaatactgaaaagcagagacatcacactggcaacgaaggtccgcatagtcaatgcgatggtattccccatagtaacctatggatgcaagagctggaccataaggaaggttgagcgaaggaagagagacgcctTTGAACcgtaggaaaatcctgagagtgccttggaccacaagaagatccaaccagtccatcctccaggaaataatgcccaatggctgctcactggagagaaggatatgagaggcaaagattaagtactttggccacatcatgagaagacatgaaagcttggcaaagatcacgatgctggggaaaatggaaggaaaaaggaagagaggccaaccaaggacaagatggatggatggtatccttgaagagactggcttgaccttgaaggaactgggagtggcGGAGACGTCCAACAGGAAGATAtgccgtggactggtccatgaggtcacgaagagtcggaagcaactgaacaaataaacaacaacaacaacaacctggagaaaagaaggtctTAACCtttttgacaatggaatatgctgcctgggagtccaatggagtctccttctctgtaggtttttcagcagaggcagAATGGCTATCTGCCCAGAGTGTTTAGATTGTTTATTCCTACATGGCGGAATAGGGATCGCTCTTGTGGTCCCTCCAGCCCCCAAGACTCTTTAAATCCATGGCAAGAACAGTTGTAAAGGTTGGTTTGTGAAGGTGCTCCCCACCCTTCTCATTCATACAAGTCTCACTTGGTGCCAAGTTTCTGCACCACACCTTCCAATCAGAACTCTTTATCAAAAAACTCATCAAATAGAGCAATCCTTTGCGTTTTAGTCCTCACTAAGGCGGGTCTGCGGCAAGGATGATTCCAGTTGTCGGAGTCACTGCTCGACGTATCTGAGAATGACTCTCTTCTTGCCTGCTGGTTCCACAGCCATGCTTCTACTTTCCCCCTCTGGCTGATTTGAACCTCGGATGGTCCAGGTTCTTTAAAAAGTTCTCCACTCCAACGATCGCCTAAGGAAAAGAAACAATAGCCAATCACAGGGAGTCCAGTAATGCTGTGATGAATTTACTATATTACTTTTTCTTGGATTAGTCAACTTCTCTAGCATTGCCCAGAGTGTCAATTTCATGTCGGCACGAGTGGCgacatctatatgtcgaactgtaagttgcaagatttgaattgtatcatgcctgattttgcctttaccctgtaaatgtaattggattgattggttatttataactgtcaatcaatgttgtttgcaccagttatattgctccctcagctcaattatTTGActtcaccctttcctggagtgggtcagtgtttcctttttcattccaccaccaagctttctatcagatggacgtgagagagggacttggctctaaaagcccttgattaagttacctctcagcaccaattctgaggttctaacccttgagacttatgcttcatgttcagggccaacctggatgacGTTGAGTCTCAaacatcagaggaagactgtgtcttcaaacataggccatttggactgaggctgaggattgctctggcattcacagccattgagaaaaagggacctggaaaagcttctcagctgcagagctccttggacttaagacaaccaaagcctgtaatgtatattttcatttACCCCTTTGAAACATCCAGCTtgttgggataaccttttgtgaacaataaaaccagttttgagttatcttcagtgttttggtccttgggagttccagtttccctaaaggagggcaagaagcaatcccctggggaaaaatgtcatgtccatgcctctttcgctaagagttatagccccaggcgcaacGGCACAGAGCTGGGCACTAGAAGTTTACTCATTTGCAGGTGATGAAGGATGGTAGGTAAAACACTgggcaacacacattttggtgcttcaaatgtttAGACCTGTTTTGGGGTATATTTGtcatgctgattccaaaaatgacaccagtttccccttgtcagctctagtttttgagatacggaACATATGGCACATACCAGTTTTGAAATGCTCACCCATAAAAAATCACAATAACCATAtctgagaaactagagctggtgttgtctatgcaatgctattttctgaatcagagccaCAAATAACCCtagggaacaggcctaaaaatgaagactccaagaaaaaaaaatattttgttgggCTGTGAAATCAATGGACACCAAGCAaactacagttggccctccactttCACAAGGATTGTGGGTGTAGGATCCCTATGAAAGCATGGAAATGGGTCACACTTGAATGActtagagtagtggttcccaaatgttttttGTTGTGGAACCCTTCAGAAGGCCTTTTTGTCCTGTGGAATGCGAACTCCATCCTTGGTTTTTACTAAACATTGAGAaggttgaggggagacatgatagccatgtataaatatgtgaaagagtgtcataaggaagagggagcaggcttactTTCTGCTGCccatgaaactaggactaggagcaatgggttcaaattacggtgaaggagattctacttgaacattTTCATGAGACCCCTATTGTGGAACCCTAGGGTTCTgtggaacacagtttgggaatttccgacttagagattcctattattattattattattattattattattattattattattattattattattatattgtatgacacagcaaacaagacagatatgctggattttgtatcacaaaaccacaagtcgaacacttcccaagtatttaggactgtgtgatgtattttcggataatgcgcgcagatcccagtcgggtggccttttgcagttggcagatggtgattttgtcaatgtctattgtttccaaatgccggctgagatcttttggcacggcacccagtgtgcccatcaccaccgggaccacctgtactggtttctgccagagtctttgaagttcaatcttgaggtcctgatagcggctgagtttttcctgttgtttttcgtcaatgcgactgtcacctgggatggcgacatcaatgatccaaacctttttcttttccacaaccgtgatgtctggtgtgttgtgttccagaactttgtcagtctggattcagaagtcccacagtatctttgcgtgttcattttccaatacttttgcaggtttgtgatcccaccagttctttgctgctgggaggtggtacttgaggcataagttccaatgaatcatttgggccacatagttgtgcctctgtttgtagtctgtctgtgcgattttcttacagcagcctattattattattattattattattattattattattattattattattattttattatgacacagcaaacaagatagatatgctcgatttcgtatcacaaaatcacaagtcaaacacttcccaagtgtctaggactgtgtgatgtattattattattattattattattattattattattattattattattatttatacccttcttTATCTCCCCAAAAAGGACTCAGTATGTTCCTAGAGAGAACCTACTACCTACCTTGGTTTCTTTTAAAGGTCTGGCTAAGCAGGTCTTCATCATCCGAGCTGTTATTTCTCCGCACGAGCCCCAGTGTTCCTCTCCTGTCAAGATCCCTTGTTTGGAGCTTATGAATCCGGGCCTCTTCGTGCAGACGTCTCTTCAGTTCTTCCTGGGGTTGAAAAGAAATATGCACATCATGGGATGCACACTAAGCATCAGCTAATACTGTGAGTACAGTCATCCCTAGTCTTCAGGGAGTCATGGGATTAAGTAGTTCAATAGAAATTCCCAGTATCCTCAGTACATTAGCATTACATATGATGCTAATATGATGGGGCCTCtgttggcgcagtgtgttaaagcgctgagctgctgaacttgcagaccaaaaggctgcaggttcgaatccggggagtggaatgagcacccactgttagccccagcttctgccaacctagcagttcaaaaacatgcaaatgtgagtagatcaataggtaccgctccggaaggaagataacggcgcttcatacagtcatggcggccacatgaccttggaggtgtctatggacaatgccggctctttggcttagaaatagagatgagcaccaacccccagagtcagatacaactggacttaacgtcaggagaaacctttacctttacctatgatgaaATTGCTTACTGCTAAATAAAGTACTCACAAAAGCGTATTCCAAATACAACTTGTTAGTTTTGAAAGCGCCCATGAGATTCCGAAATTGTTTCCCCCCCAAAGGATGGATCAAgcaatttattttaattgaatACACATAAACAAATTGGTTGGGTCCAACTGTTAGTCCTCACCAGAATAGACTCAATGATTCAATGGGAGTCATCTAAgcattgctgaaggctttcatggccagaatcacagggttgttgtgtgttttccgggctatatggccatgttccagaagcattctctcctgatgtttcacccacatctatggcaggcaccctcagaggttatgaggtatggagaaactaagcaaggaaagtttatatgtgtgtggaagacaggaatcaatcaggggcagctaacaactctgaacaaaggattccccccaagccaggatgtgaggctgggaaggccatttaatgcacCTGGGTGAttaaaagtgattaattacaacattcacactggcctccaacagacaagagttcttccccccatccaggaacttccacagatatataaaccttccttgcttagtttctccatacctcacaacctctgaggatgcctgccatagatgtgggagaaacgtcaggagagaatgcttctggaacatggccatacagcctggaaaacacacaacaacccagtcatcTAAGCGTTGACTCACCGTTCAACAGTGGATCCAATGAGTCTGCCTTTTTTTTGGGAAAACCAGCCAGATTCAGGTTGCAATGTTTAAACTGCAGTTTAATGGACTGAAAACCTTGCAATGGATCAATTAAAAGGCATTTAATTAGACTTCAACCTCATTAAGCTGATTCGTCAAGTGAACAGTGCAGGACTCCTGAACATGGCAGTgaatatattgataatgttataaacTCTAACTCTTATTATTTCACCATTTGAAACTATGAATCTTATATTTGGCTTAAATCAAATGCTGGCATCTCTCTTTCAACCTCTTTACCTCTTTTCTGATTTCTAGCATCTTCATCTGGAGTAAATACTGCCGTCCTCCTTGGGGATGTATAGCAGATTGCTTTCCCTTCACTTGCTCCTTGCAAGGTAGATAGAAGGAGAAAAGGCAGGAAAAAAGGTT
Encoded here:
- the ccdc198 gene encoding factor associated with metabolism and energy → MGSSSSKGRRKVTKVAPVPSKGERLAPQSTAAMYCFHNALQETNPNIFASSTGRNLILERQLPPLRETWQGRYPTGPQPGVFDLTTEGGAPSIIKQHPPRRLQKLEPFILASDLPPDKYRSLQGASATCRPKEQVKGKQSAIHPQGGRQYLLQMKMLEIRKEEELKRRLHEEARIHKLQTRDLDRRGTLGLVRRNNSSDDEDLLSQTFKRNQGDRWSGELFKEPGPSEVQISQRGKVEAWLWNQQARRESFSDTSSSDSDNWNHPCRRPALVRTKTQRIALFDEFFDKEF